A stretch of the Crocinitomicaceae bacterium genome encodes the following:
- a CDS encoding universal stress protein, with the protein MDRRSLLVPHDFTAVGDNALNYAILLAKVIGADVDLLHVVKDEKDRTKVTAQFEKIISNLKDKPAEVNVRYHIKSGTIFTDIASKAAELKSTLIIMGTHGAVGMQKLFGSFAIKVITSTYVPFLVVQQKYTGTDLSKIVVPIDESQESLQIEQVTSGMAKMANSEVHILTEKKIDSNLKLKCAVHSGLIAKQFKEKDIRYVAQVIPKVKGFSSDIVEYALKEKANLIAFSYHSDSLLPQFDTFAQSLITNKSGVPVLIVNSKEAGNYFF; encoded by the coding sequence ATGGACCGTCGTTCACTACTTGTTCCGCATGATTTTACCGCCGTTGGTGATAACGCGTTGAATTATGCAATCTTACTGGCTAAGGTAATTGGAGCAGATGTTGATTTGCTACATGTTGTTAAAGATGAAAAAGATCGCACTAAGGTAACAGCGCAGTTTGAAAAAATCATCAGCAATCTGAAAGACAAACCGGCCGAAGTGAATGTGAGATATCACATTAAATCAGGTACTATTTTTACTGATATCGCATCAAAAGCGGCTGAATTAAAATCAACCTTAATTATCATGGGTACACACGGAGCCGTGGGTATGCAAAAATTATTTGGCTCGTTTGCAATCAAGGTAATCACTAGTACATACGTGCCTTTTCTGGTTGTTCAACAAAAATATACCGGTACTGATCTTTCAAAAATTGTTGTGCCTATTGATGAGTCACAAGAGAGTCTGCAAATTGAACAGGTAACCAGTGGTATGGCAAAAATGGCAAACTCAGAAGTACACATTCTCACTGAAAAGAAAATAGACAGTAATCTAAAACTAAAGTGCGCAGTGCATAGCGGATTGATTGCAAAACAATTCAAAGAAAAAGATATCCGTTACGTTGCTCAAGTAATACCTAAAGTAAAAGGCTTTTCAAGTGATATTGTGGAGTACGCATTAAAAGAAAAAGCAAATCTTATTGCATTCTCATATCACAGTGACAGTTTGCTGCCACAGTTTGACACCTTTGCCCAAAGCTTGATCACAAATAAATCAGGTGTACCTGTGTTGATTGTGAATTCAAAAGAGGCGGGTAATTATTTCTTCTAA
- a CDS encoding PhoH family protein has protein sequence MHEKIIEITGIAPIEIFGVNDQKLKIIRKYFPKLKLVARDNLIKVSGETEVIEQFEKKLELMIRHVNRYNALSDGNIETLLLQKDDTASYLEEGDVIVHGNGGNQIKARTPNQRKLVKACIENDMVFALGPAGTGKTYTAVALAVRALKNKEVRRIVLTRPAVEAGENLGFLPGDLREKLDPYLQPLYDALRDMIPTEKLAEHLENGVIQIAPLAFMRGRTLDKAFVILDEAQNCTYSQLKMFLTRMGASAKFVITGDATQIDLPRNQTSGLNETIKKLSGISGIEIIELDEHDVIRHSLVKKIIRALGEK, from the coding sequence TTGCACGAGAAAATAATTGAAATAACCGGCATTGCGCCAATTGAAATATTTGGAGTAAACGATCAGAAACTGAAAATAATCAGAAAGTATTTTCCAAAACTGAAGCTCGTTGCTCGTGATAATTTGATCAAAGTTTCAGGCGAAACTGAGGTTATAGAACAGTTTGAGAAAAAACTTGAACTGATGATTCGGCATGTCAACAGATATAACGCTTTAAGTGATGGCAATATTGAAACACTTTTACTTCAGAAAGATGATACCGCATCATATCTTGAAGAAGGAGATGTGATTGTTCATGGCAACGGGGGAAACCAAATCAAGGCACGCACACCTAATCAGCGCAAACTGGTTAAAGCTTGTATTGAGAACGACATGGTATTTGCCCTTGGACCGGCAGGAACAGGAAAAACATACACCGCAGTTGCACTTGCTGTGCGAGCGCTAAAAAACAAAGAAGTTCGACGCATTGTTCTTACCAGACCGGCGGTTGAAGCCGGTGAAAATCTTGGATTTCTTCCCGGCGATTTACGAGAAAAATTGGATCCCTACTTGCAACCACTTTATGATGCATTGCGCGATATGATTCCAACTGAAAAACTTGCAGAACATTTAGAGAATGGTGTCATTCAAATTGCTCCACTTGCTTTTATGCGCGGACGAACCTTAGACAAAGCATTCGTCATTTTAGATGAGGCCCAAAACTGTACCTATAGTCAATTGAAAATGTTTCTCACCCGCATGGGAGCCTCTGCAAAATTTGTAATTACCGGTGACGCAACCCAAATTGACTTGCCCAGAAATCAAACTTCAGGGCTGAATGAAACCATAAAAAAACTTAGCGGAATCAGTGGCATTGAAATCATTGAATTAGATGAACACGATGTGATAAGACACTCACTTGTTAAAAAAATAATTCGCGCTTTAGGAGAAAAATAA
- a CDS encoding YifB family Mg chelatase-like AAA ATPase, with protein MLVKTYGCAVYGIEAIPITVETNIGKGINFFIVGLPDSAIKESHQRIKAAFTNSAFKYPMQEITINLAPADIRKEGSAYDLTIAIGILTASGQILSDEVDKYVIMGELSLDGSLQSIRGSLSIAIKARELGYKGFVLPKKNANEAAIVDGIDIIGIENIQEAVDFFNGSHNIQPTRFEHVNADHCTLNYLMDFSDVKGQEHVKRALEIAAAGGHNILLVGPPGSGKTMLAKRLPTILPPLTVDEALETTKIHSVAGLVGANHGLLMTRPFRSPHHTVSDVALVGGGSNPKPGEISLAHNGILFLDELPEYKRQVLEVMRQPLEDRVVTISRAKMTVEYPAGFMLVASMNPSPSGNFYDANDPNSDPEIVVKRYLQKISGPLMDRIDLHIEVPAVKFEELSDVRKGESSERIRHRVIAARNLQAERLKEYKGIYYNAQLSSQLLEKYCSITDAGQMLLKNAMDKMGLSARSYARILKVSRTIADLENAPDIQPHHLAEAIQYRSLDRGGWLG; from the coding sequence ATGTTAGTAAAAACTTATGGTTGCGCGGTCTATGGCATTGAAGCTATTCCAATTACCGTTGAAACAAACATTGGCAAAGGCATTAATTTTTTTATTGTAGGTTTACCCGACAGCGCTATTAAAGAAAGTCATCAGCGCATCAAGGCTGCTTTTACAAATTCTGCATTCAAATATCCCATGCAGGAGATTACTATCAATCTGGCGCCGGCTGATATTCGCAAAGAAGGATCAGCTTATGACTTAACCATTGCAATTGGAATTTTAACAGCCAGCGGTCAAATATTAAGTGATGAAGTAGATAAATATGTCATCATGGGTGAACTCTCTCTTGATGGAAGTCTTCAATCTATTCGCGGATCTTTGTCTATTGCAATTAAGGCAAGAGAACTGGGCTACAAAGGTTTTGTATTGCCCAAAAAAAACGCCAACGAAGCCGCTATTGTTGATGGAATTGATATCATTGGAATTGAAAACATTCAAGAAGCAGTTGATTTTTTCAATGGCTCGCACAACATTCAACCAACCCGCTTTGAACATGTCAATGCAGATCATTGCACACTGAATTATCTTATGGATTTTTCAGATGTAAAAGGGCAAGAACATGTGAAGCGTGCATTGGAAATTGCTGCTGCAGGTGGTCACAATATTCTTCTTGTCGGTCCGCCGGGTTCAGGTAAAACTATGCTTGCAAAACGGTTGCCTACTATTCTACCTCCACTTACGGTTGATGAAGCACTTGAAACAACAAAAATTCATTCCGTTGCCGGATTAGTGGGTGCAAATCACGGCCTGCTCATGACAAGACCATTTCGTTCTCCGCATCATACGGTTTCAGATGTTGCATTAGTAGGAGGTGGCTCAAATCCAAAACCCGGAGAAATTTCACTTGCCCACAACGGAATTTTATTTTTAGATGAATTGCCTGAATACAAAAGGCAAGTATTAGAAGTAATGCGTCAGCCACTTGAAGATCGGGTTGTCACCATATCACGCGCCAAAATGACGGTTGAGTATCCCGCGGGGTTTATGCTCGTTGCATCTATGAATCCATCACCTTCCGGAAATTTTTATGATGCTAATGATCCAAACTCTGATCCTGAAATTGTGGTAAAAAGATATCTGCAAAAAATTTCAGGTCCGTTGATGGATAGAATAGATTTGCATATTGAAGTGCCTGCAGTAAAATTTGAAGAGCTATCTGATGTGCGCAAAGGAGAGAGCAGTGAAAGAATCAGACATCGGGTAATAGCCGCAAGAAATTTGCAAGCGGAACGATTAAAAGAGTACAAGGGAATATATTATAACGCACAACTCAGTTCACAATTGCTTGAAAAATATTGCAGCATTACAGATGCCGGACAAATGCTATTAAAAAATGCCATGGATAAAATGGGCTTATCTGCCCGATCGTATGCGCGAATATTGAAAGTTTCACGCACCATTGCAGATCTTGAAAATGCACCGGACATTCAACCACATCATTTGGCTGAGGCTATTCAGTATAGAAGTTTGGATAGAGGTGGATGGTTAGGATAA
- a CDS encoding peptidylprolyl isomerase yields MKAIITTNKGIMSADLYDKETPITVENFTKLAKSGFYNGLTWHRVIPDFVIQGGCPKGTGSGGPGWTIPCEVTAEKQYHDRGVLSMAHAGRNTGGSQFFVCHSRRNTAHLDGNHTCFGIVTEGLDVLDSIRQGDKIEKIEIVE; encoded by the coding sequence ATGAAAGCTATCATCACCACCAACAAAGGAATTATGTCTGCAGATTTATACGACAAAGAAACACCTATCACGGTAGAAAATTTCACCAAATTAGCTAAGTCAGGATTTTATAACGGACTCACCTGGCACCGCGTCATACCAGATTTTGTCATTCAAGGTGGATGCCCAAAAGGCACAGGCAGCGGCGGACCCGGCTGGACTATTCCCTGTGAAGTAACTGCAGAAAAACAATATCATGACCGTGGAGTACTTTCTATGGCACACGCCGGACGCAATACCGGAGGATCACAATTTTTCGTTTGCCACAGTCGTCGCAACACGGCACACCTTGACGGCAATCACACATGCTTTGGCATCGTAACAGAAGGACTTGATGTACTTGACAGCATACGCCAAGGAGACAAAATTGAGAAGATTGAGATTGTGGAATAG
- a CDS encoding SAM-dependent chlorinase/fluorinase, protein MKLVTLTSDLGLADHYVANLKGLLYSAVKSIEIIDVSHLIQPFNIAQAAYCINNCWQVYPKGTVHFLCVDSLPVINIGNPDRNLYPVVMKLQGHYFVGCDNGIFSLIDNYQQAESIIRIDFSAAGLELKNANKSIYVPAIQKILAGDSLDKIGEEVTQLKQVFVPQPVVEKNLIKGAVAHVDKYGNAISNITKQLFETVGQGHPFILYFKNSGYYIDQISDTYNDVPMGEKLALFNENGLLEIAINKGTPGNGGGAATLLGIGERSTLRIEFQPRGSKNSLEELF, encoded by the coding sequence ATGAAACTTGTCACACTGACATCTGACCTGGGGCTGGCTGATCATTATGTTGCCAATCTGAAAGGCTTATTGTATTCAGCGGTGAAGAGTATTGAAATTATTGACGTATCTCATTTAATTCAGCCGTTTAATATTGCTCAGGCAGCTTATTGCATCAATAATTGTTGGCAGGTTTACCCTAAAGGTACAGTTCATTTTTTATGTGTTGATAGTTTGCCTGTGATAAACATTGGTAATCCTGATCGCAATTTATACCCTGTAGTAATGAAATTGCAAGGCCATTATTTTGTTGGATGTGACAATGGAATTTTTTCTTTGATTGATAATTATCAGCAGGCTGAATCAATTATCAGAATTGATTTCAGTGCTGCGGGCTTAGAATTGAAAAATGCCAATAAATCTATTTATGTTCCTGCCATTCAAAAAATACTTGCGGGTGATTCATTGGATAAAATAGGTGAAGAGGTGACTCAGTTAAAACAAGTATTTGTGCCGCAACCGGTGGTAGAAAAAAATCTGATCAAAGGTGCTGTTGCGCATGTAGATAAATACGGCAATGCAATTTCAAACATCACAAAACAACTTTTTGAAACGGTAGGGCAGGGGCATCCTTTTATTCTTTATTTTAAAAATTCAGGATATTATATTGATCAGATATCTGATACATATAATGATGTTCCAATGGGAGAAAAGTTGGCATTATTCAACGAGAATGGCTTGCTTGAAATAGCCATCAATAAAGGCACACCGGGTAATGGCGGTGGTGCAGCAACTTTGTTGGGTATTGGTGAACGATCAACATTGCGCATTGAATTTCAGCCGCGCGGATCAAAAAATAGTCTTGAAGAATTGTTTTAA
- a CDS encoding ORF6N domain-containing protein — protein MEINTAESRLTDELVINKIYFIRGQKVMIDADLAELYDVPTKRLNEQLTRNLDRFPEDFAFRLNQNEYDNLKSQIATSSWGGKRKLPYAFTELGIAMLSSVLNSKKAIQVNIAIMRIFVSFRQTNKEIQEIKSMLQAISRETNGNTKSIELLFEYMDEVMQTKEEIISKPPRKQIGFKVPK, from the coding sequence ATGGAAATCAACACAGCGGAGTCAAGGCTAACAGATGAATTAGTGATTAACAAAATTTATTTCATCAGAGGTCAAAAAGTAATGATCGATGCCGATCTGGCAGAGCTTTACGATGTGCCTACCAAAAGGCTCAATGAACAGCTAACAAGAAATTTAGATAGGTTTCCCGAAGACTTTGCCTTTCGGCTGAATCAGAATGAATATGACAACTTGAAGTCGCAAATTGCGACTTCAAGTTGGGGTGGTAAGCGAAAGCTCCCTTATGCATTTACAGAACTAGGAATTGCTATGCTTTCAAGTGTTTTGAACAGTAAAAAAGCAATTCAAGTCAATATCGCTATCATGCGAATTTTCGTTTCGTTCAGACAAACGAACAAGGAAATTCAGGAAATAAAATCAATGCTTCAGGCAATAAGTCGGGAAACAAATGGAAATACGAAAAGCATTGAACTTCTATTTGAATACATGGATGAAGTCATGCAAACTAAAGAAGAAATAATATCAAAACCACCACGAAAACAAATCGGGTTTAAAGTTCCTAAATAA